In Mustelus asterias chromosome 20, sMusAst1.hap1.1, whole genome shotgun sequence, a single genomic region encodes these proteins:
- the znf217 gene encoding zinc finger protein 217 — protein MRIQYQDNQERTSEEELMPWFSDQPPHEFVMKSTESTVMQTSEDVRDDVNLTLGDARNSIEHHCPICDQCFSFGSLLTQHMHMHANEKRPFCDHRTSQKANLKIHLQKHKVDHLQQGRKTGKNKANLSSASFEIPKTLPNSICSNDTEMNETDSPMNGVALFLDDLEGSIAAQAEECPPLPCMFCNKAFRHSEELRHHVVIQHRPTLCEPAVLRVEEGLSPIGEAHVTVSSPEQEANDEDDGELSCKVCGLTCESALSLETHMRKHKDSFTYGCNVCGRRFKEPWFLKNHMRTHLSKARGKSQQDLEGPATINNVATQEPLSGNVVSPYKMCMICGFLFPNKDSLKEHSKVHNKDLPDDDRMDDYCLNPEVAASQETFLQMLNLSPLLSPNCKSVKVGKWIPELDPFNTYQAWQLATKGKVAVGRENVKDPGQIANSENEEEPSDKEDSSEHWTTDKGSNGPTLENLEKPKIKNNNIGQNGPPALGDVEIDPKLTQNKLKPTDCTTKLKPTDCTMCGKIFRTYHQLVLHSRVHRKGRKSVENPPVSVDGEAGTQSIDSVPAIEDHSPGTDKPEEGSEEGSEDGVLGEGLSSDRSEDGSERGRSREAGSSGECSYCGKSFRSNYYLNIHLRIHTGEKPHRCPLCDYAAAQKTSLKYHLERHHKGEQKKAEEKSDPPKGSLASPKLEVLPKGSDEPVQESVDSKRLFTDSLGSAKDLGADFSRRKNKPIHSSRPIFPNAIFTNVSREFPDLNRDAGSLNSRRIFSNAMLPHHEKTKDEKVVNELHRTDSDPKVVIDLGNSKILEECSMEALPEAGVQQNSAKNKRWEPALINDQYYVSGRARIEDFSDQSESSSLEKPLNLCTMVHQQSLCSDGSPWGKASTSVSKSALLSSACPICTYRTLYPEVLVMHQRLVHKYNADPSPINGIRSAVCGGSVKSRRTGCPPALLGQDVSSLATKEMTREFYRRTKSPPPAASPDAPNLLLGKASSSSTSSSLPHSPCNNLLPSVAGSRSSGDFKAFKVSQNPNLHLENYGPMHTELRQTPDVQKMERSGSSEASNSKRNMSERPGIKLAYESDGPRGPFLRFDSFWAPNASKMCHTNVSENQGSLDSHEPTAKKMKINSPLRSDQLAFGIRRGVPGRNVKLLSQEMPRVQERNSGVSSKSGSALDSNGVDSHWNVLKLLKSYSPQDFASLYNNCGPSNRDPNIGQEGKRPFQYLQHSNSMSQKRSINHSHSGSLDKEYMTQ, from the exons ATGAGAATTCAATATCAAGACAACCAAGAAAGAACATCTGAAGAAGAGCTTATGCCTTGGTTTTCTGACCAGCCTCCTCATGAATTTGTGATGAAATCTACTGAGAGCACCGTAATGCAAACATCTGAGGATGTCCGAGATGATGTGAACTTGACACTTGGTGATGCAAGAAATTCTATTGAACATCATTGTCCAATTTGTGACCAATGCTTTTCTTTTGGTAGTCTTTTAACacaacacatgcacatgcacgccAATGAAAAGCGTCCATTTTGTGACCATAGAACTTCCCagaaagcaaatttgaaaattcatCTTCAAAAGCACAAGGTAGACCATTTGCAGCAGGGTAGAAAAACCGGAAAAAATAAGGCTAATCTGTCATCTGCGAGCTTTGAAATCCCAAAAACTTTGCCGAATAGCATCTGTTCGAATGACACTGAAATGAATGAGACAGATTCACCAATGAATGGTGTTGCATTGTTCCTGGATGATTTGGAAGGAAGTATTGCAGCCCAAGCTGAAGAATGTCCACCTCTCCCTTGCATGTTTTGTAATAAGGCTTTTCGACACTCTGAAGAACTCCGTCACCATGTAGTGATACAGCACCGGCCCACGTTATGTGAGCCTGCCGTTCTCCGTGTGGAGGAGGGGTTGAGTCCTATTGGTGAGGCCCACGTTACAGTAAGCTCTCCAGAACAGGAGGCAAATGATGAAGATGACGGTGAACTCAGCTGCAAAGTGTGTGGACTGACCTGTGAGAGTGCTTTGAGTTTGGAGACACACATGAGGAAGCACAAGGATTCGTTTACCTATGGTTGTAATGTATGTGGACGACGGTTTAAGGAACCCTGGTTTCTGAAAAACCACATGCGAACACATTTGAGTAAAGCtaggggaaaatctcagcaggatttGGAAGGTCCTGCAACCATCAACAACGTTGCGACGCAGGAACCACTTTCGGGAAATGTCGTGTCTCCTTATAAAATGTGCATGATTTGTGGATTTCTTTTCCCAAATAAAGACAGCTTGAAGGAACATAGTAAAGTTCACAATAAGGATCTGCCTGATGATGATAGAATGGATGATTACTGTTTAAATCCGGAAGTTGCGGCATCACAGGAAACATTCCTGCAAATGCTAAATTTAAGCCCCCTCTTGTCACCAAATTGTAAAtctgtgaaggtgggaaaatggataCCCGAACTCGATCCTTTCAATACGTACCAAGCTTGGCAGCTGGCCACGAAGGGGAAGGTGGCAGTTGGCCGAGAGAATGTGAAAGATCCAGGGCAAATAGCAAACTCTGAGAATGAAGAGGAACCCTCTGACAAAGAGGATTCTAGTGAACATTGGACCACCGATAAAGGCAGTAATGGTCCTACCTTGGAGAACCTTGAAAAACCTAAAATCAAGAACAACAATATAGGCCAGAATGGACCACCTGCTCTGGGCGATGTGGAAATTGACCCCAAGTTAACCCAGAATAAACTTAAACCCACCGACTGCACAACAAAACTTAAACCGACTGACTGCACGATGTGTGGTAAGATTTTTAGAACCTACCACCAGTTAGTACTCCACTCCAGAGTACACCGGAAAGGCAGGAAAAGTGTGGAGAATCCTCCAGTTTCAGTTGATGGGGAAGCTGGCACTCAATCTATAGACTCTGTTCCGGCAATTGAAGACCACAGCCCAGGAACTGACAAACCTGAGGAGGGTTCTGAAGAGGGCTCGGAAGATGGAGTACTAGGAGAAGGACTTTCATCAG ACAGGAGTGAGGATGGCTCAGAGCGAGGAAGAAGTAGAGAGGCTGGCTCATCTGGTGAATGCAGTTACTGTGGAAAGTCTTTTCGTTCAAACTATTACCTCAATATTCATCTCAGGATACACACAG GTGAAAAGCCTCATAGATGTCCTCTCTGTGACTATGCTGCAGCGCAAAAGACCTCACTTAAATATCACTTGGAGCGACATCATAAGGGTGAGCAGAAAAAGGCTGAAGAAAAGAGTGATCCTCCGAAGGGTTCACTGGCATCTCCAAAATTGGAAGTACTACCAAAAGGAAGTGATGAACCTGTTCAGGAATCTGTGGACTCAAAAAGGTTGTTTACAGAttctttgggcagtgccaaagatTTGGGTGCAGATTTTTCTCGGAGGAAAAACAAACCGATCCATTCTTCTCGCCCGATTTTTCCGAATGCTATCTTTACAAATGTGAGTAGAGAGTTCCCAGACTTGAACAGGGATGCTGGTTCGCTTAACAGTCGCCGGATTTTCTCTAATGCAATGCTGCCACACCATGAGAAAACAAAGGATGAGAAGGTGGTAAATGAGTTGCACAGGACTGACTCTGACCCAAAGGTAGTTATCGACCTGGGCAATTCCAAGATTTTGGAGGAATGTTCGATGGAAGCATTGCCAGAAGCTGGTGTGCAACAGAATAGTGCTAAAAACAAAAGATGGGAACCTGCTTTGATAAATGACCAATATTATGTTAGTGGTAGAGCCAGAATAGAGGACTTCAGTGACCAATCTGAATCCAGCTCATTAGAAAAGCCCTTGAATCTCTGCACCATGGTGCATCAACAAAGCCTGTGTAGTGACGGGAGTCCTTGGGGAAAAGCATCTACCTCAGTTTCCAAGAGTGCCTTACTGAGCAGCGCATGCCCAATTTGTACTTACAGAACTTTGTACCCAGAGGTCTTAGTGATGCACCAAAGGTTGGTACATAAATATAATGCTGACCCAAGTCCGATAAATGGAATTCGAAGTGCTGTTTGCGGTGGGTCAGTTAAAAGCAGACGCACTGGATGCCCCCCTGCACTATTGGGTCAAGATGTCTCTTCACTTGCCACCAAAGAAATGACCAGAGAATTTTATCGTCGGACCAAGTCACCACCACCAGCAGCTTCACCAGATGCTCCAAACTTGTTGCTTGGGAAGGCATCATCATCATCCACCTCCTCATCATTACCCCATTCGCCGTGCAATAATCTCCTTCCCTCTGTGGCAGGATCCAGATCTTCAGGTGACTTTAAAGCATTTAAGGTGTCCCAGAATCCTAACTTGCATCTAGAAAATTATGGACCAATGCATACTGAACTCAGACAGACACCGGATGTGCAAAAAATGGAAAGAAGTGGATCATCAGAAGCCAGCAATAGTAAGAGAAATATGTCTGAAAGACCTGGTATCAAGTTGGCCTATGAGTCTGATGGACCTAGGGGACCCTTCCTTAGATTTGACAGTTTTTGGGCTCCAAATGCAAGCAAAATGTGTCATACTAATGTGTCCGAGAATCAGGGAAGCTTGGACTCTCATGAGCCTACAGctaaaaaaatgaaaataaacagtcCTTTAAGAAGTGACCAGCTTGCATTTGGCATTAGGAGGGGTGTCCCAGGAAGAAATGTAAAACTATTATCTCAGGAGATGCCCCGTGTTCAGGAAAGAAACTCTGGGGTCTCGTCTAAGTCTGGCTCGGCCTTGGATTCAAATGGAGTTGACTCACATTGGAATGTATTGAAACTTTTGAAGTCCTACAGCCCTCAAGATTTTGCCTCACTGTATAATAATTGTGGACCCAGTAATAGAGATCCTAACATTGGTCAAGAAG GGAAGAGgcctttccagtatctgcagcacTCTAACAGTATGTCGCAAAAAAGGAGCATTAATCATTCTCATAGTGGATCTTTAGACAAAGAGTACATGACCCAGTGA